The Halomicrobium salinisoli genome contains a region encoding:
- a CDS encoding helix-turn-helix domain-containing protein, which yields MALYEASLRVKHECPYRSISERFPDLTIREWPLSDCQVLEISSEEAPTDELLAEIDELGTVLHESTDDDGYHVVTQSCLCSLEESIVDRFEAHNCLYQSPTIYRQGWEHYTVVAFDEADVRSLLDELRSDRDIELLSKTSIAEKQVPHSMLAPVDRLFDDVTDRQLAALQLALESGYYEQPRRTSLRELAQQTAVARSTYEEHLRKAENKLLSNAGQFLRLVTATTSTNPLRSEQPASAD from the coding sequence ATGGCCCTGTACGAGGCGTCCCTGCGAGTGAAACACGAGTGCCCGTATCGGTCGATCTCGGAGCGCTTTCCGGATCTCACGATACGCGAGTGGCCGCTGAGCGACTGCCAGGTGCTCGAGATCTCCTCGGAAGAGGCGCCGACCGACGAGCTGCTCGCTGAGATCGACGAGCTGGGAACGGTGCTCCACGAGTCGACCGACGACGACGGCTACCACGTCGTCACGCAGTCCTGCCTCTGCTCGCTCGAGGAGTCGATCGTCGACCGGTTCGAGGCGCACAACTGCCTCTACCAGTCGCCGACGATCTACCGGCAAGGGTGGGAACACTACACGGTCGTCGCCTTCGACGAGGCCGACGTCCGGTCGCTGCTCGACGAACTGCGCTCGGACCGCGACATCGAGCTCCTCTCGAAGACGTCCATCGCGGAGAAGCAGGTCCCCCACAGCATGCTGGCGCCCGTCGATCGGCTGTTCGACGACGTCACCGACCGGCAGCTGGCGGCCCTGCAGCTTGCGCTGGAGAGCGGGTACTACGAGCAGCCTCGGCGGACGTCGCTGCGCGAGCTCGCCCAGCAGACCGCCGTCGCCCGGTCGACATACGAGGAGCACCTCCGGAAGGCCGAGAACAAGCTGCTCTCGAACGCGGGGCAGTTCCTGCGGCTGGTGACGGCGACGACGTCGACGAACCCGCTCCGGTCGGAACAGCCGGCCAGCGCCGATTAG
- a CDS encoding cytochrome b, with protein sequence MSASDRLSRAYAWLDARLDLEADRSVLGKAFPAEDSFLLGEVALLCFLVLVVTGVFLGFFFEPSTTPVEYEGSVAEYQGEELPAAFASVLNITYDVAFGMLVRRMHHWAAHLFVASTALHMLRVFFTGAYRNPREPNWLVGTALAGTAMFAAYTGYALPFDEFASTAVGIGYNVALSVPLVGDLLGKLVFGGEFPSSATVPRLYFLHVLVIPAVIGGLLAVHMGILVRQKHTEAPREADRREASVSASGSERSERHASRESDVEGREADRREASDRASGSERSERHASRAASDGGAASAEAVARSDEAAGHGPVDREDDSVVVGLPAFPNQAAITAVVSFLTLATLSLLAGFLPVHNVAEYGPNDPASTPALIMPDWFLMWGYGFLKLVPSWLSVDLLGIHVSSEFVGGLLLPGLVFAAVALWPFVDRSEEPVHFTADPLERPWQTAVGVAGVTFVMIASIAGMDVLVADLLGTTTDAVKPLLIAALVAVPAGAGLLTYATLGGFESEPPGEGDR encoded by the coding sequence ATGTCGGCCAGCGATCGCCTCTCCCGGGCGTACGCGTGGCTCGACGCCCGCCTCGACCTCGAGGCGGACCGCTCGGTGCTCGGCAAGGCGTTCCCGGCCGAGGACTCGTTCCTGCTCGGCGAGGTGGCCCTGCTCTGCTTCCTCGTGCTCGTCGTCACGGGCGTGTTCCTGGGCTTTTTCTTCGAGCCCTCGACCACGCCCGTCGAGTACGAGGGCAGCGTCGCCGAGTACCAGGGCGAGGAGCTACCGGCGGCGTTCGCGAGCGTCCTCAACATCACCTACGACGTGGCCTTCGGGATGCTGGTCCGCCGGATGCACCACTGGGCTGCACACCTGTTCGTGGCGTCGACGGCGCTGCACATGCTGCGGGTGTTCTTCACGGGCGCGTACCGCAACCCCCGCGAGCCGAACTGGCTCGTCGGCACGGCCCTGGCCGGCACGGCCATGTTCGCGGCCTACACGGGCTACGCGCTGCCGTTCGACGAGTTCGCCAGCACCGCCGTCGGCATCGGCTACAACGTCGCGCTGTCGGTGCCGCTGGTCGGCGACCTCCTGGGCAAGCTCGTCTTCGGCGGCGAGTTCCCCTCCAGCGCCACGGTCCCGCGGCTGTACTTCCTGCACGTCCTCGTGATACCGGCGGTCATCGGGGGGTTGCTCGCCGTCCACATGGGGATCCTCGTCAGGCAGAAGCACACCGAGGCGCCGCGCGAGGCCGACCGAAGGGAGGCCTCGGTCAGTGCGAGCGGGAGCGAACGGAGTGAGCGACACGCGAGCCGTGAGAGCGACGTCGAGGGTCGCGAGGCCGACCGCAGGGAGGCCTCAGACAGAGCGAGCGGGAGTGAACGGAGTGAGCGACACGCGAGCCGTGCGGCTTCAGACGGCGGAGCCGCGAGTGCCGAGGCCGTCGCGAGGTCCGACGAAGCCGCCGGCCACGGACCCGTCGACCGCGAGGACGACAGCGTCGTGGTCGGGCTGCCCGCCTTCCCCAACCAGGCGGCGATCACGGCCGTCGTCTCGTTCCTCACGCTGGCGACGCTGTCGCTACTGGCGGGCTTCCTGCCGGTCCACAACGTCGCCGAGTACGGCCCCAACGACCCGGCCTCGACGCCGGCGCTGATCATGCCCGACTGGTTCCTGATGTGGGGCTACGGCTTCCTCAAGCTGGTCCCGTCGTGGCTGAGCGTCGACCTGCTGGGGATCCACGTCAGCTCGGAGTTCGTCGGCGGGCTGCTGTTGCCGGGACTGGTGTTCGCCGCGGTGGCGCTGTGGCCGTTCGTCGACCGCAGCGAGGAGCCGGTCCACTTCACCGCCGACCCGCTGGAGCGCCCCTGGCAGACGGCGGTCGGCGTCGCCGGCGTCACGTTCGTGATGATCGCCTCGATCGCGGGCATGGACGTCCTCGTCGCCGACCTGCTGGGGACCACGACGGACGCGGTCAAGCCGCTGCTGATCGCCGCGCTGGTCGCCGTCCCCGCCGGCGCGGGCCTGCTCACCTACGCCACGCTCGGCGGCTTCGAGAGCGAGCCGCCGGGGGAGGGCGACCGATGA
- a CDS encoding ubiquinol-cytochrome c reductase iron-sulfur subunit, which produces MTREYPLGDGGSDADCETCPCEDDGDARDDGPSIYREFWGDARAEMRRRDYAKALATVGGLTALGSLAAPVASLTQVFERGYSGPVYTDGVPLVDENGQRIPEGRLGEGEQLTVFPEPRPGIDRAPTLLVRFPEDAFGGDTSMEYTVAGYAAYSKVCTHAGCMVSDRDDQTLVCPCHSGRFDPLSGAAVTGGPPGRALPQLPITLSSEGHLVATGDFEGPVGPGGE; this is translated from the coding sequence CTGACGAGGGAGTACCCGCTCGGCGACGGGGGCAGCGACGCGGACTGCGAGACGTGCCCCTGCGAGGACGACGGCGACGCCCGCGACGACGGCCCGAGCATCTACCGGGAGTTCTGGGGCGACGCCCGCGCCGAGATGCGCCGGCGCGACTACGCGAAGGCGCTGGCGACGGTCGGCGGCCTGACCGCGCTGGGCAGTCTGGCGGCCCCCGTCGCGAGTCTCACGCAGGTGTTCGAGCGCGGCTACTCCGGGCCGGTGTACACTGACGGCGTGCCGCTGGTCGACGAGAACGGTCAGCGCATCCCCGAGGGCCGCCTTGGCGAGGGCGAGCAGCTGACGGTGTTTCCCGAACCACGGCCCGGCATCGACCGGGCGCCGACGCTGCTGGTCCGGTTCCCCGAGGACGCCTTCGGCGGCGACACCAGCATGGAGTACACCGTCGCCGGCTACGCCGCCTACTCGAAGGTCTGCACGCACGCGGGGTGTATGGTCTCCGACCGGGACGATCAGACGCTGGTCTGCCCGTGTCACTCCGGGCGGTTCGATCCGCTTTCCGGCGCGGCCGTCACCGGCGGGCCGCCGGGGCGGGCGCTCCCGCAGCTGCCGATCACGCTGTCCAGCGAGGGCCACCTGGTCGCGACCGGGGACTTCGAGGGGCCTGTCGGCCCCGGAGGTGAGTGA
- a CDS encoding molybdopterin-dependent oxidoreductase codes for MTDERDTTDARTGIDSESIEDAATDGGEPSNARRASSERSSEGGTATGDDGGAGLAAGVSRRDFLRGVGAAGVAAGATGSGLAQDFLEMGRLQVVDDPIGSYPYREWEDLYREQWDWDSTHRSTHSVNCTGSCSWDVYVKNGQVWREEQAGDYPRFDEDLPDPNPRGCQKGACYTDYVNADQRVTYPLKRVGERGEGKWQRISWDEALTEIAEHVVDEVQAGRYDAISGFTPIPAMSPVSFASGSRLVNLLGGVSHSFYDWYSDLPPGQPITWGTQTDNAESADWYNADYIITWGSNVDVTRIPDAKYFLEAAYDGTKRVGVFTDYSQTAIHCDEWLAPEGGTDTALALGMARTIVEEGLYDEAHLEEQTDMPLLVRQDTGKFLRASEVPGLGATVDRPEKALVMVDGDGTLRVAPGSLGDRDGQHDPDASIELDFDPRLSVERSVETSEGSVEVRSVWNELREELSQYTPEFVHEETGVGRETYQRIAREFAEVDRAKIIHGKGVNDWYHNDLGNRAIQLLVTLTGNLGEQGTGLDHYVGQEKIWTFNGWKSLSFPTGSVRGVPTTLWTYYHAGILDVVDEETAAKIRESIERDWMPVYPEERADGSRPDPTTMFVWRGNFFNQAKGNVAVEEELWPKLDLVVDVNFRMDSTALYSDIVLPAASHYEKYDLSMTDMHTYVHPFTPAVEPLGEARTDWQIFRDLAAKIQEVATERGVEPIQDRQFDREIDLQSVYDDFVRDWETGEEEALVEDRAACEFVLEYSEETNPEDTDEQITLDDTIDQPQRFPAAGDHWTSDIEDGEAYVPWQRYVEDKEPWPTFAGRQQYYVDHDWFLELGEALPTHKEGPQNTGGSYPLSYNTPHSRWAIHSTWRDDERMLRLQRGEPTVFINPEDAAERGIEDGDTVEVFNDLGSVEAQAKVYPSSEPGTVRHFFSWEKFQYPSRDNFNALVPMYMKPTQLVQYPEDTGEHLYFFPNYWGPTGVNSDVRVDVRPVEDGGDDAGNGGESA; via the coding sequence ATGACAGACGAACGCGACACGACCGACGCGAGAACCGGCATCGACTCCGAATCGATCGAGGACGCCGCGACCGACGGCGGTGAGCCGAGCAACGCGAGGCGAGCCTCGTCGGAACGGAGTTCCGAGGGCGGCACCGCGACCGGCGACGACGGAGGCGCGGGCCTCGCCGCGGGCGTGTCCCGCCGGGACTTCCTGCGCGGCGTCGGGGCGGCCGGCGTCGCCGCCGGGGCGACCGGCTCCGGCCTCGCGCAGGACTTCCTGGAGATGGGGCGCCTGCAGGTCGTCGACGACCCGATCGGTTCCTACCCCTACCGGGAGTGGGAGGACCTCTACCGCGAGCAGTGGGACTGGGACTCGACGCACCGCTCGACCCACTCGGTCAACTGCACCGGCTCCTGCTCGTGGGACGTCTACGTCAAGAACGGCCAGGTCTGGCGCGAGGAGCAGGCCGGCGACTACCCGCGGTTCGACGAGGACCTCCCCGATCCCAATCCCAGGGGCTGCCAGAAGGGCGCCTGCTACACCGACTACGTCAACGCCGACCAGCGGGTGACGTACCCGCTGAAGCGCGTCGGCGAGCGCGGCGAGGGCAAGTGGCAGCGGATCTCCTGGGACGAGGCGCTGACCGAGATCGCCGAGCACGTCGTCGACGAGGTCCAGGCGGGCCGCTACGACGCCATCTCCGGGTTCACGCCGATTCCGGCGATGAGCCCCGTCTCCTTCGCCAGCGGTTCCCGGCTGGTGAACCTGCTCGGCGGCGTCAGCCACAGTTTCTACGACTGGTACTCCGACCTGCCGCCGGGCCAGCCGATCACCTGGGGCACCCAGACGGACAACGCGGAGAGCGCCGACTGGTACAACGCCGACTACATCATTACGTGGGGCTCGAACGTCGACGTCACGCGGATCCCGGACGCGAAGTACTTCCTGGAGGCCGCCTACGACGGCACCAAGCGCGTCGGCGTGTTCACCGACTACTCCCAGACGGCGATCCACTGCGACGAGTGGCTCGCCCCCGAGGGCGGCACCGACACCGCCCTCGCGCTGGGGATGGCCCGGACTATCGTCGAGGAGGGCCTGTACGACGAGGCCCACCTCGAGGAACAGACCGACATGCCGCTGCTGGTCCGCCAGGACACCGGGAAGTTCCTCCGCGCGAGCGAGGTGCCCGGGCTCGGCGCGACCGTCGACCGTCCGGAGAAGGCCCTGGTGATGGTGGACGGCGACGGCACCCTGCGGGTCGCGCCGGGATCGCTGGGCGACCGCGACGGCCAGCACGACCCAGATGCCAGCATCGAACTGGACTTCGACCCGCGGCTGTCCGTCGAGCGATCGGTCGAGACGAGCGAGGGGTCTGTCGAGGTCCGGTCGGTGTGGAACGAACTGCGCGAGGAACTGTCCCAGTACACGCCGGAGTTCGTCCACGAGGAGACCGGCGTCGGGCGGGAGACCTACCAGCGGATCGCCCGCGAGTTCGCCGAGGTCGACCGCGCCAAGATCATCCACGGCAAGGGCGTCAACGACTGGTACCACAACGACCTGGGTAACCGAGCGATCCAGCTGCTGGTCACGCTGACGGGCAACCTCGGCGAGCAGGGGACCGGACTGGACCACTACGTCGGCCAGGAGAAGATCTGGACGTTCAACGGCTGGAAGTCCCTCTCGTTCCCGACCGGGAGCGTCCGCGGCGTGCCGACGACGCTGTGGACCTACTACCACGCCGGCATCCTCGACGTCGTCGACGAGGAGACCGCCGCGAAGATCCGCGAGTCGATCGAGCGGGACTGGATGCCCGTCTACCCGGAGGAGCGGGCGGACGGCAGCCGGCCCGACCCGACGACGATGTTCGTCTGGCGGGGCAACTTCTTCAACCAGGCCAAGGGCAACGTCGCCGTCGAGGAGGAGCTGTGGCCCAAGCTCGACCTCGTGGTCGACGTCAACTTCCGGATGGACTCGACGGCGCTGTACTCGGACATCGTCCTGCCGGCCGCGAGCCACTACGAGAAGTACGACCTCTCGATGACGGACATGCACACGTACGTCCACCCGTTCACGCCGGCGGTCGAACCGCTCGGCGAGGCCAGAACCGACTGGCAGATCTTCCGCGACCTCGCGGCGAAGATCCAGGAAGTAGCCACCGAGCGCGGCGTCGAGCCGATCCAGGACCGCCAGTTCGACCGCGAGATCGACCTGCAGTCGGTGTACGACGACTTCGTCCGCGACTGGGAGACCGGCGAGGAAGAAGCCCTGGTCGAGGACCGCGCGGCCTGCGAGTTCGTCCTCGAGTACTCCGAGGAGACCAACCCCGAGGACACCGACGAGCAGATCACCCTGGACGACACGATCGACCAGCCCCAGCGGTTCCCGGCGGCGGGCGACCACTGGACCTCCGACATCGAGGACGGCGAGGCCTACGTCCCCTGGCAGCGCTACGTGGAGGACAAGGAACCGTGGCCGACGTTCGCCGGCCGCCAGCAGTACTACGTCGATCACGACTGGTTCCTCGAGCTGGGCGAGGCGCTCCCGACGCACAAGGAGGGACCGCAGAACACCGGCGGCAGCTATCCGCTCTCGTACAACACCCCGCACAGCCGGTGGGCGATCCACTCGACCTGGCGCGACGACGAGCGGATGCTGCGCCTCCAGCGGGGCGAGCCCACCGTCTTCATCAACCCCGAGGACGCCGCCGAGCGGGGCATCGAGGACGGCGACACCGTCGAGGTGTTCAACGACCTCGGGAGCGTCGAGGCCCAGGCGAAGGTCTACCCCTCCAGCGAGCCCGGCACGGTCCGGCACTTCTTCTCCTGGGAGAAGTTCCAGTACCCGAGCCGGGACAACTTCAACGCGCTCGTCCCGATGTACATGAAGCCGACCCAGCTGGTCCAGTACCCGGAGGACACCGGCGAGCACCTGTACTTCTTCCCCAACTACTGGGGCCCGACCGGCGTCAACAGCGACGTCCGCGTCGACGTGCGCCCGGTCGAGGACGGTGGCGACGACGCGGGCAACGGAGGTGAGAGCGCATGA
- a CDS encoding MBL fold metallo-hydrolase codes for MSEIQPAELGRRLQGDGEDVFVLDVRHREEFEEWHVPDSANVDVYDQLVDDPAAAKEAFADLPEDREIVTVCAAGVVSQTATAVLAEMGYDAATLVDGMNGWSRVHRHAPVPVDLDGELIQVARPGKGCLSHVLVSDGRAAVFDPSSYVEEYEAILGDRDADLVAVLDSHAHADHVSGGRDLASRHDVPYYLHPADALAVDAAPLEDGETITVGGVDVEVIHTPGHSEGSVSFDVEGAALLTGDTLFHDSVGRVELGVEAGIEDSDVAANAATLYESLQRLLERPDDAVVLPAHDPGSPEPPVTATLAAVEERNEDLQRDREAFVETLASDVPDHPPNFERVKRVNVGRESVPEDELGDLELGPNNCAAE; via the coding sequence ATGTCAGAGATACAACCGGCGGAACTCGGCAGGCGGTTACAGGGGGACGGAGAGGACGTGTTCGTCCTGGACGTCCGCCACCGCGAGGAGTTCGAGGAGTGGCACGTCCCGGACAGCGCGAACGTCGACGTCTACGATCAGCTGGTCGACGACCCGGCGGCCGCGAAGGAGGCCTTCGCGGACCTCCCGGAGGACAGGGAGATCGTCACGGTCTGTGCGGCGGGCGTCGTCTCCCAGACGGCGACGGCGGTGCTCGCGGAGATGGGGTACGACGCCGCGACGCTGGTGGACGGCATGAACGGCTGGAGCCGCGTCCACCGCCACGCTCCCGTCCCGGTCGACCTCGACGGGGAACTGATCCAGGTCGCTCGCCCGGGGAAGGGCTGCCTCTCGCACGTCCTCGTCTCGGACGGTCGGGCGGCCGTGTTCGACCCGTCGAGCTACGTCGAGGAGTACGAGGCGATCCTCGGGGACCGCGACGCCGATCTGGTCGCCGTCCTCGACTCGCACGCCCACGCCGACCACGTGTCCGGCGGGCGCGACCTCGCGTCCCGGCACGACGTCCCCTACTACCTCCACCCGGCGGACGCGCTCGCCGTCGACGCCGCGCCCCTCGAGGACGGCGAGACGATCACCGTCGGCGGCGTCGACGTCGAGGTGATCCACACGCCCGGCCACAGCGAGGGCAGCGTCTCGTTCGACGTCGAGGGGGCGGCGCTGCTCACCGGCGACACCCTCTTCCACGACAGCGTCGGCCGGGTCGAGCTCGGCGTCGAGGCCGGGATCGAGGACTCCGACGTCGCGGCCAACGCCGCCACGCTCTACGAGAGCCTCCAGCGCCTGCTGGAGCGTCCGGACGACGCGGTCGTCCTGCCGGCGCACGACCCCGGGTCGCCCGAGCCGCCGGTGACCGCGACGCTGGCCGCGGTCGAAGAGCGCAACGAGGACCTGCAGCGGGACCGCGAGGCGTTCGTCGAGACGCTCGCGTCGGACGTCCCGGACCACCCGCCGAACTTCGAGCGCGTCAAGCGGGTCAACGTCGGGCGGGAGTCGGTCCCCGAGGACGAGCTGGGCGACCTCGAACTGGGGCCGAACAACTGCGCCGCCGAGTGA
- a CDS encoding MFS transporter, translating to MSKATDLKQGIREHLGQFSLHVLLVFLTGLTIGSERAVVPVLGEDVLGVESFLVIGSFVVSFGIVKSILNLYAGKWGEEYGRKPVLVAGWATALPLPLVLIFAPSWGWITVGNVLLGVNQALTWSMAINAKIDLAGPDQRGLAVGIDESFGYTGLAVGAWITGVIAARTNLRPEPFYFLAAVVVLAFLVSIFLIRETVQYAQAEGDDDDRDANLPFRAVVKRATYGDRTLFAAAQAGHVENFVDTLFWIAVPLYLTSQGLGIDAVGLVVGVHSAMYFSQIGTGGLADRIGRRPPVVAGMFLAGGGVLGMALVEGFLPWAALAAASGLGMALLYPNLMTVPSDAAHPTWRSAGMGVYRMWRDSGYAVGAIVIGLSMEVVSAEAAFYVTAVLMFLSGAVVFVWMEETHPEFGTHEPPAPAPESAPGVVPED from the coding sequence ATGAGCAAGGCAACTGACCTGAAACAGGGCATCCGCGAGCACCTCGGGCAGTTCTCGCTGCACGTCCTGCTGGTGTTTCTCACCGGGCTGACGATCGGGTCCGAACGGGCCGTCGTCCCCGTTCTGGGCGAGGACGTGCTCGGCGTCGAGTCGTTCCTGGTCATCGGCTCGTTCGTCGTCTCGTTCGGGATCGTGAAGTCGATCCTCAACCTCTACGCGGGCAAGTGGGGCGAGGAGTACGGCCGCAAGCCCGTGCTCGTCGCCGGGTGGGCGACTGCACTGCCCCTCCCGCTCGTCCTCATCTTCGCGCCCAGCTGGGGCTGGATCACCGTCGGGAACGTCCTCCTGGGCGTCAACCAGGCGCTGACGTGGAGCATGGCGATCAACGCGAAGATCGACCTCGCCGGGCCCGACCAGCGCGGCCTCGCGGTCGGCATCGACGAGTCGTTCGGCTACACCGGACTCGCCGTCGGCGCCTGGATCACGGGGGTCATCGCGGCGCGGACGAACCTCCGTCCCGAGCCGTTCTACTTCCTCGCGGCGGTCGTCGTGCTGGCGTTCCTCGTCTCGATCTTCCTGATCAGGGAGACCGTCCAGTACGCGCAGGCCGAGGGGGACGACGACGACCGCGACGCGAACCTCCCCTTCAGAGCGGTCGTGAAGCGAGCCACCTACGGCGACCGGACGCTGTTCGCGGCGGCGCAGGCCGGCCACGTCGAGAACTTCGTGGACACGCTGTTCTGGATCGCCGTGCCGCTGTACCTGACGAGCCAGGGGCTCGGCATCGACGCCGTGGGGCTCGTCGTCGGCGTCCACAGCGCGATGTACTTCTCCCAGATCGGTACCGGTGGCCTCGCGGACCGCATCGGTCGGCGCCCGCCGGTCGTCGCAGGGATGTTCCTGGCCGGCGGGGGCGTCCTCGGGATGGCGCTCGTCGAGGGGTTCCTCCCGTGGGCCGCCCTGGCCGCCGCCTCCGGGCTCGGGATGGCGCTGCTGTATCCGAACCTGATGACCGTGCCCAGCGACGCCGCCCATCCGACCTGGCGGTCGGCGGGCATGGGCGTCTACCGGATGTGGCGCGACTCGGGCTACGCGGTCGGCGCGATCGTGATCGGCCTCTCGATGGAGGTCGTGAGCGCCGAGGCCGCGTTCTACGTGACCGCGGTCCTGATGTTCCTCTCCGGGGCCGTCGTGTTCGTCTGGATGGAGGAGACCCATCCCGAGTTCGGTACGCACGAACCGCCGGCGCCCGCTCCGGAGTCGGCGCCGGGGGTGGTGCCCGAAGACTGA
- a CDS encoding 4Fe-4S dicluster domain-containing protein has protein sequence MSTDEAQETATDDSGEATADVADGIDHQVAMVLDLNKCIGCQTCTMACKTLWTEGEGREYMYWNNVETKPGEGYPRGWEEKGGGWQSAERSERSPGEIPSQEDYGEAWEFNHSEIFYDESDEPLRPQGDDPKWGPNWDEDQGAGEYPNSYYFYLPRICNHCTHPTCVEACPRKAVYKREEDGIVLIDQERCRGYRYCVEGCPYKKVYYNAVSKTSEKCVFCFPRLEGEGADGEVHPPACASECPPQLRLVGYLDDEDGPIYKLVEEYGVALPLHPEFETAPNVYYVPPYAPPQHSGDGETIDVERIPRTYLEELFGEAVHDALDTIERHRDRVRRGGESELMDILTSENPAQQYRLEVFDDA, from the coding sequence ATGAGCACCGACGAGGCGCAGGAGACAGCCACCGACGACTCGGGCGAGGCGACCGCCGACGTCGCCGACGGGATCGACCACCAGGTCGCGATGGTGCTCGACCTCAACAAGTGCATCGGCTGCCAGACCTGCACGATGGCCTGCAAGACCCTCTGGACGGAGGGCGAGGGCCGCGAGTACATGTACTGGAACAACGTCGAGACGAAGCCCGGCGAGGGCTACCCCCGCGGCTGGGAGGAGAAAGGCGGCGGCTGGCAGTCGGCGGAGCGCTCCGAGCGCAGCCCCGGCGAGATCCCCAGCCAGGAGGACTACGGCGAGGCCTGGGAGTTCAACCACTCCGAGATCTTCTACGACGAGAGCGACGAGCCGCTGCGCCCGCAGGGCGACGATCCGAAGTGGGGCCCCAACTGGGACGAGGACCAGGGCGCCGGCGAGTACCCCAACAGCTACTACTTCTACCTCCCCCGGATCTGCAACCACTGCACCCATCCCACCTGCGTCGAGGCCTGCCCCCGCAAGGCCGTCTACAAGCGCGAGGAGGACGGCATCGTGCTGATCGACCAGGAGCGGTGTCGCGGCTACCGCTACTGCGTCGAGGGCTGTCCCTACAAGAAGGTGTACTACAACGCCGTCTCGAAGACCTCCGAGAAGTGCGTCTTCTGCTTCCCACGCCTGGAGGGCGAGGGCGCCGACGGCGAGGTCCACCCGCCGGCCTGTGCCTCCGAGTGCCCGCCACAGCTCCGGCTCGTGGGCTACCTCGACGACGAGGACGGCCCCATCTACAAGCTCGTCGAGGAGTACGGGGTGGCGCTGCCGCTGCACCCGGAGTTCGAGACGGCGCCGAACGTCTACTACGTCCCGCCGTACGCGCCGCCCCAGCACTCCGGGGACGGCGAGACGATCGACGTCGAGCGCATCCCGCGGACCTACCTCGAGGAGCTGTTCGGCGAGGCCGTCCACGACGCGCTGGACACCATCGAGCGCCACCGCGACCGCGTCCGCAGGGGCGGCGAGAGCGAGCTCATGGACATCCTCACGAGCGAGAATCCCGCGCAGCAGTACAGACTGGAGGTGTTCGACGATGCGTGA